A genomic window from Methanovulcanius yangii includes:
- a CDS encoding TldD/PmbA family protein — protein MSPIIPPEIAPFESLIDDILRAGEKMADEVEVSLEAGRSLSLELKQRVVGEASLAEVWGVGIRVITDGRIGSSSTTSPGRWEACLDAAVASARLADKQDWGGLPAPAPLSACDEPWDPAVVPDVALAGDLIERTLAAAEGAKAVVIGGSASLSTGSAAIANSHGVFYTHRGSHAGVSLEMINGTSTGYEYDSKARLADLDPEFVGEKAAFYADFWAGAGDVPSGEADVVFAPTALASLLSAIFFPALSGKNVHAGRSHFAGRLGEACLDAALQVTDDPLHGDHATPWDDDGVATRPLELVRDGTVAAFAYDLKTAYRYGAVTTGSAVRGGAGGAPGIGFHNLTVEGPAGGADEGRAVVCHGLIGAHTANTITGDFSVELSNAAFVEDGEYATPIRSAMLGGNLFAMLADIAGTGEDTRTVGRIELPSVRFNNLHIIGK, from the coding sequence ATGAGCCCAATCATCCCGCCGGAGATCGCCCCCTTCGAGTCCCTCATCGATGACATCCTCCGGGCGGGCGAGAAGATGGCCGACGAGGTGGAGGTCTCCCTCGAGGCGGGACGCTCGCTCTCCCTCGAGCTCAAACAGCGGGTCGTGGGGGAGGCATCCCTCGCAGAGGTCTGGGGCGTCGGCATCCGGGTGATCACGGATGGCCGGATCGGCTCCTCCTCGACGACGTCCCCCGGCCGCTGGGAGGCCTGCCTCGATGCCGCCGTCGCCAGCGCCCGCCTCGCCGACAAACAGGACTGGGGCGGACTTCCCGCACCGGCGCCCCTTTCGGCCTGCGACGAGCCGTGGGACCCGGCAGTCGTCCCCGACGTCGCGCTCGCAGGTGATCTCATCGAACGGACGCTCGCCGCGGCCGAGGGGGCAAAGGCCGTCGTCATCGGCGGGTCGGCCTCGCTTTCGACCGGGTCGGCGGCGATCGCAAACTCCCACGGCGTCTTCTACACCCACCGGGGAAGCCATGCCGGCGTCTCGCTCGAGATGATCAACGGCACCTCCACCGGCTACGAGTATGACAGCAAGGCCCGCCTCGCTGACCTCGACCCGGAGTTCGTCGGGGAGAAGGCGGCCTTCTATGCAGACTTCTGGGCGGGGGCGGGCGATGTGCCCTCGGGAGAGGCGGACGTGGTCTTTGCCCCGACGGCCCTTGCCTCCCTCCTCTCGGCGATCTTCTTCCCGGCCCTCTCGGGGAAGAATGTCCATGCGGGCCGCTCCCACTTTGCGGGCAGACTCGGCGAGGCCTGCCTCGATGCCGCCCTGCAGGTGACGGACGACCCCCTCCACGGCGATCACGCCACCCCGTGGGACGACGACGGCGTCGCAACCCGGCCGCTGGAGCTCGTCCGCGACGGGACGGTGGCGGCCTTTGCCTATGACCTGAAGACCGCCTACCGCTACGGGGCGGTGACGACGGGGAGTGCCGTCCGCGGCGGTGCGGGCGGGGCGCCGGGCATCGGGTTCCACAACCTGACGGTCGAGGGGCCGGCGGGCGGTGCGGACGAGGGTCGTGCCGTCGTCTGCCACGGCCTCATCGGGGCCCACACGGCAAATACGATCACGGGCGACTTCTCGGTGGAGCTCTCGAACGCCGCCTTCGTCGAGGACGGGGAGTATGCAACCCCCATCCGCTCGGCGATGCTCGGCGGAAATCTCTTCGCGATGCTCGCCGATATTGCCGGAACAGGCGAGGATACCCGTACCGTCGGGAGAATCGAGCTTCCGTCAGTAAGATTCAATAATCTGCATATCATTGGTAAGTAG
- a CDS encoding TldD/PmbA family protein, translating into MGFAEPRYYDIRALEGSGTHIDIDNGVIESAGTAFSDTAVIRALGEKGWGTVVVDNFSALGDAGIRRKVDEALTLARATGEDVALADVTSSILPVPGVAEDPRNVSLEEKTEILLGIERAAALTGIVNTRTRYVETAATVRFENSEGASYAYEIVRSGYSILAVAGRDGQMQMGRESEHGITGLNIRHKEAKGREAAERALSLLDARPAKGGKMTAILDPELGGVFAHEAIGHASEGDLVKEGASVVKDKRGVAIASPVVNVTDDPTMPEFGFMPVDDEGTAVQRTPIIRNGVLENFLHDRQTLAAVGGGIAGHARAQGGSPPVVRMSNTFIENGDATLEELLEACGDGILLKGSRGGQVDPGRGVFQFNAEYGYLVEGGEMTAMVRDVSLSGDILTTLHTITMVAGDRTMSQGYCGKAGQSVPVSDGSPHILLEDAVIGGGQA; encoded by the coding sequence ATGGGGTTTGCAGAACCACGATATTACGATATCCGCGCCCTCGAAGGCTCCGGGACCCATATCGACATCGATAACGGGGTCATCGAGTCCGCGGGAACCGCTTTTTCCGACACCGCCGTCATCCGTGCCCTCGGCGAGAAGGGCTGGGGAACGGTGGTCGTCGACAACTTCTCCGCACTGGGAGATGCCGGCATCCGCCGCAAAGTGGACGAGGCGCTCACCCTCGCCCGTGCGACGGGCGAGGACGTCGCCCTTGCGGACGTGACCTCCTCCATCCTTCCGGTTCCCGGCGTCGCCGAGGACCCGAGAAACGTCTCTTTGGAGGAGAAGACCGAGATCCTCCTCGGCATCGAGCGGGCCGCCGCTCTTACGGGCATCGTCAACACGCGGACCCGCTACGTCGAGACCGCCGCCACGGTGCGGTTCGAAAACTCCGAAGGGGCATCCTACGCCTACGAGATCGTCCGCTCGGGCTACTCCATCCTCGCCGTCGCCGGCAGGGACGGGCAGATGCAGATGGGCCGGGAGAGCGAACACGGCATCACGGGCCTCAACATCCGCCACAAGGAGGCGAAGGGACGCGAGGCCGCCGAACGGGCCCTCTCGCTCCTCGACGCCCGGCCGGCAAAGGGTGGGAAGATGACCGCCATCCTCGACCCCGAACTCGGCGGCGTCTTCGCCCACGAGGCGATCGGGCACGCAAGCGAGGGTGACCTCGTCAAGGAGGGCGCCTCGGTCGTCAAGGACAAACGCGGGGTCGCCATCGCAAGCCCCGTCGTCAACGTGACCGACGATCCCACGATGCCCGAATTCGGGTTCATGCCGGTCGATGACGAGGGCACCGCCGTTCAGCGGACCCCCATCATCCGAAACGGCGTCCTCGAAAACTTCCTCCACGACCGGCAGACGCTTGCGGCCGTCGGCGGCGGCATCGCGGGCCACGCCCGTGCGCAGGGCGGTTCGCCCCCGGTCGTCCGGATGTCGAACACCTTCATCGAAAACGGCGATGCGACGCTGGAGGAGCTGCTGGAGGCGTGCGGCGACGGTATCCTTTTGAAGGGCTCCCGCGGCGGGCAGGTGGACCCGGGGAGAGGCGTCTTCCAGTTCAACGCGGAGTACGGCTACCTCGTCGAGGGCGGGGAGATGACCGCGATGGTCCGCGACGTCTCCCTCTCGGGCGACATCCTCACGACGCTCCACACCATCACGATGGTCGCAGGCGACCGGACGATGAGCCAGGGCTACTGCGGCAAGGCGGGCCAGAGCGTGCCGGTGAGCGACGGGTCGCCCCACATCCTCCTCGAAGACGCCGTCATCGGGGGTGGGCAGGCATGA
- the lonB gene encoding ATP-dependent protease LonB, translated as MIPAKDGVLQDDAPTGTDAAAVPEAPADGPAPTDGPETDGEVAADAAVPAPEEDAPLTEVKSSSDIEVPEQLIDQVIGQEHAVEVVRKAAIQRRHVLMIGTPGTGKSMLAKAMAELLPKEEMQDILIYPNSEDSNTPIVRTVPSGRGKEIVGAHKAEARKRAQTRSTLIMLLIFGIMGYALIAGQLLFGIIASAFIFMALQYSRPKDEAMVPKLLVSTKPDSTAPFIDATGSHAGALLGDVRHDPFQSGGLETPAHDRVEAGAIHKAHKGVLFIDEINTLTPHSQQSLLTALQEGQFAITGQSERSSGAMVRTEDVPCRFVMIAAGNMDAIQGMHPALRSRIRGYGYEVYMQETMPDTPENRNKFVRFIAQEIKNDGKIPPFDQSAIAEMILEARRRSNRKDHLTLKLRDMGGLIRVAGDMARQEGAEIATSRHVLAAKSMARSIEEQVSDEYITRSRDYDLTVVDGSLVGRVNGLAVMGSDSGSVLPIMAEVTPTQGATGSVIATGLLKEIAQESIKNVSAIIKKFTGKDIKNMDVHVQFIGTYSGVEGDSASVTVATAVISAIENIPVRQDVAMTGSLSVRGDVLPIGGVTYKIEAAAKAGIKKVIIPQSNLDDVVIEDRYAKMIEIIPVTKIEEVLEHALVPEKKEDFLAKIRDLSSRRPKLFGDTAEIAPTGA; from the coding sequence ATGATACCCGCAAAAGACGGGGTTCTGCAGGACGATGCCCCAACCGGCACCGATGCTGCCGCCGTACCGGAGGCACCCGCAGACGGCCCCGCACCGACCGACGGACCGGAGACGGACGGGGAGGTGGCAGCAGACGCTGCGGTTCCCGCCCCTGAAGAGGACGCTCCCCTCACCGAGGTGAAGAGCTCGTCCGACATCGAGGTCCCTGAACAGCTCATCGACCAGGTGATAGGGCAGGAGCACGCCGTCGAGGTGGTGCGAAAGGCCGCCATCCAGCGCCGCCACGTCCTCATGATAGGGACGCCCGGTACCGGCAAGTCGATGCTTGCAAAGGCGATGGCGGAACTCCTCCCCAAGGAGGAGATGCAGGACATCCTCATCTACCCCAACTCGGAGGACTCGAACACCCCCATCGTCCGGACCGTCCCCTCGGGACGGGGCAAGGAGATCGTCGGCGCCCACAAGGCCGAGGCCCGCAAGCGTGCCCAGACGAGAAGCACCCTCATCATGCTCCTCATCTTCGGCATCATGGGCTACGCCCTGATTGCCGGCCAGCTCCTCTTCGGCATCATCGCCTCCGCCTTCATCTTCATGGCGCTCCAGTACTCCCGCCCGAAGGACGAGGCGATGGTCCCGAAGCTCCTCGTCTCGACGAAGCCGGACTCCACCGCACCCTTCATCGACGCGACCGGGTCGCACGCAGGTGCGCTCCTCGGCGATGTCCGCCACGACCCGTTCCAGTCCGGCGGCCTCGAGACGCCCGCCCACGACCGTGTCGAGGCGGGGGCCATCCACAAGGCCCACAAGGGGGTCCTCTTCATCGACGAGATCAACACGCTCACCCCGCACTCCCAGCAGAGCCTTCTGACCGCCCTGCAGGAGGGGCAGTTTGCGATCACCGGCCAGTCCGAGCGCTCGTCCGGTGCGATGGTCCGGACCGAGGACGTCCCGTGCCGGTTCGTGATGATCGCGGCAGGAAACATGGACGCCATCCAGGGCATGCACCCGGCGCTCCGGTCCCGTATCCGCGGGTACGGCTACGAGGTCTACATGCAGGAGACGATGCCCGACACCCCGGAGAACCGGAACAAGTTCGTCCGCTTCATCGCACAGGAGATCAAAAACGACGGCAAGATTCCGCCGTTCGACCAGTCCGCCATCGCGGAGATGATCCTCGAGGCCCGGCGGCGGTCGAATCGCAAGGACCACCTCACCCTCAAGCTCCGTGACATGGGCGGTCTCATCCGTGTGGCGGGCGACATGGCCCGACAGGAAGGGGCGGAGATTGCGACATCCCGCCACGTGCTCGCCGCAAAGAGCATGGCCCGCTCCATCGAGGAGCAGGTCTCTGACGAGTACATCACCCGCAGCCGGGACTACGACCTCACGGTCGTCGACGGCTCCCTCGTAGGCAGGGTCAACGGGCTTGCGGTGATGGGCAGCGACTCCGGGTCGGTGCTTCCGATCATGGCCGAGGTGACCCCCACCCAGGGGGCGACCGGCAGCGTGATCGCGACCGGCCTCTTGAAGGAGATTGCACAGGAATCGATCAAGAACGTGAGCGCAATTATCAAGAAGTTCACCGGCAAGGACATCAAAAACATGGACGTCCACGTCCAGTTCATCGGGACCTACAGCGGCGTCGAGGGCGACTCCGCGTCGGTGACGGTCGCAACCGCGGTCATCAGCGCCATAGAAAACATCCCCGTCCGGCAGGACGTCGCGATGACCGGGTCGCTCTCGGTCCGGGGTGACGTCCTCCCCATCGGGGGGGTCACCTACAAGATCGAGGCCGCCGCAAAGGCGGGCATAAAAAAGGTCATCATCCCGCAGTCGAACCTCGACGACGTCGTCATCGAGGACCGGTATGCGAAGATGATCGAGATCATCCCCGTCACGAAGATCGAGGAGGTCCTCGAACACGCGCTCGTGCCCGAAAAGAAGGAAGACTTCCTTGCAAAAATCCGCGACCTCTCCAGCCGGCGACCCAAGTTATTTGGGGATACAGCCGAAATAGCACCGACAGGTGCTTGA
- a CDS encoding ribose-phosphate diphosphokinase has protein sequence MKVACTEKSQVLASKLAKALEIPLIHTQFKSFPDGEIYLRNGDPDEETVIVAGFAGSDSLVQTLLLIDACEGSDVTLVLPYMGYARQDKKFNPGEPVSARAMAAALSRGVSRVLTVNIHESTVLGHFTVPATDVTLAPEIGAHIATLGLENPLILGPDGGAATFARDVAAAGGWEADHLTKTRLSGEEVRIAPKEVAVQDRDVVIVDDIISTGGTLATAAGMLREQGAASVRAACVHGVFASAGYARLAAAGLEAVMASDTIESAASAYTAADAIARALR, from the coding sequence ATGAAGGTCGCATGTACGGAAAAATCGCAGGTTTTGGCCTCAAAACTTGCAAAAGCGCTTGAAATCCCATTAATTCATACCCAATTCAAATCCTTTCCGGATGGGGAGATATATCTCCGCAATGGTGACCCCGACGAGGAAACGGTGATTGTGGCGGGCTTTGCGGGCAGCGATTCGCTGGTGCAGACGCTGCTTCTCATCGATGCATGCGAGGGCTCGGATGTCACCCTCGTCCTGCCCTACATGGGCTATGCCCGGCAGGACAAAAAGTTCAATCCCGGCGAACCCGTCAGCGCCCGTGCCATGGCGGCCGCCCTCTCGCGGGGCGTCTCCCGGGTCCTCACCGTCAATATCCACGAGTCGACCGTCCTTGGCCACTTTACCGTGCCGGCGACGGATGTGACGCTTGCCCCGGAGATAGGGGCCCACATCGCGACCCTCGGCCTCGAGAACCCGCTCATCCTCGGGCCGGACGGGGGAGCGGCCACCTTCGCCCGCGACGTCGCCGCCGCCGGCGGATGGGAGGCCGACCACCTCACAAAGACCCGTCTCTCGGGCGAGGAGGTCAGGATCGCCCCGAAGGAGGTCGCCGTGCAGGACCGCGACGTCGTGATTGTCGACGACATCATCTCCACGGGCGGCACGCTTGCGACCGCCGCCGGGATGCTCCGGGAGCAGGGGGCGGCCTCGGTCCGGGCGGCCTGCGTCCACGGGGTCTTCGCCTCGGCGGGCTACGCCCGGCTTGCGGCGGCGGGGCTCGAGGCGGTCATGGCCTCCGACACCATCGAGTCGGCGGCCTCGGCCTACACCGCCGCGGACGCGATCGCCCGTGCGTTGAGATAA
- a CDS encoding NOB1 family endonuclease — protein MTDTPPRRLVLDSSAFFVQIPVDGELYTTHSVVAELHDVTSQARLELLRAQGLVVLTPAPLRCAEVRAAAAKSGDVTVLSPTDVEVLALALETGAAVMTDDYAVQNTAMRLSVGVVPVQMRAARKRKWKYRCSGCGRYWSHPGECEVCGAEIRRKF, from the coding sequence ATGACCGACACTCCGCCGCGAAGGCTCGTCCTCGACTCCTCCGCCTTTTTTGTTCAGATTCCCGTGGACGGGGAACTCTATACCACCCACTCGGTCGTCGCCGAACTGCATGACGTCACCTCACAGGCCCGTCTCGAGCTGCTCCGGGCGCAGGGGCTCGTCGTCCTCACCCCGGCCCCCCTCCGCTGTGCGGAGGTGCGGGCCGCGGCCGCGAAGTCCGGGGACGTGACCGTGCTTTCCCCGACCGACGTCGAGGTGCTCGCCCTCGCCCTCGAGACGGGGGCCGCCGTGATGACCGACGACTATGCCGTCCAGAACACCGCGATGCGCCTTTCGGTCGGGGTCGTCCCGGTCCAGATGCGGGCGGCACGAAAGCGGAAATGGAAGTACCGGTGCAGCGGATGCGGCCGCTACTGGTCCCACCCGGGCGAATGCGAGGTCTGCGGCGCCGAGATCAGACGAAAGTTTTAG
- a CDS encoding orotate phosphoribosyltransferase-like protein, translating into MSSLDELIAKAKMLHSEGHSPSQIADELSLSMETVTWLLTQQKDTEAPKDVHIDWTAIAGHADLLQAAACMMISQYYHDESRSETAATEPTPDVVVGIGQSGIPLATLIAAEEGCNFTMYYPKKHAAGEKPKGSLSGSFAKVAGARCLIIDDVITSGNTVREVVDYLRSHGAVPAGICVLFDKRGVKEVDGVPVHALVRISRID; encoded by the coding sequence ATGTCATCCCTCGACGAACTGATTGCAAAGGCAAAGATGCTCCACTCAGAGGGCCACAGCCCGTCGCAGATTGCTGATGAGCTCTCGCTTTCGATGGAGACGGTGACCTGGCTGCTCACCCAGCAGAAGGACACCGAGGCCCCCAAGGACGTCCATATCGACTGGACGGCTATTGCAGGCCACGCCGACCTCCTGCAGGCGGCGGCGTGCATGATGATCTCCCAGTACTACCATGACGAGTCCCGCTCGGAGACGGCCGCGACCGAGCCCACCCCCGACGTCGTAGTGGGCATCGGCCAGTCCGGCATCCCCCTTGCAACCCTCATCGCCGCCGAGGAGGGCTGCAACTTCACGATGTACTACCCCAAAAAGCACGCCGCGGGTGAGAAGCCGAAGGGCTCCCTCTCCGGTTCGTTTGCGAAGGTGGCAGGCGCCCGCTGCCTGATCATCGACGACGTCATCACCTCCGGCAACACCGTCCGCGAAGTCGTCGACTACCTCAGAAGCCACGGGGCCGTCCCGGCGGGTATCTGTGTCCTCTTCGACAAGCGGGGCGTAAAAGAAGTGGACGGGGTGCCGGTGCATGCACTGGTGCGGATTTCGAGGATTGATTGA